A single window of Sphingobacterium sp. ML3W DNA harbors:
- a CDS encoding ABC-F family ATP-binding cassette domain-containing protein, giving the protein MLILQNISYQHLNKDVLFRNINLSIQDNKKIALIGNNGVGKSTLLKIIAGELQPSEGQISILGNTYYVPQIFGQYNHLTIAQALKIESKLAALNEILSGIVTEDNLTTLDDDWNIEDRCQEALRYWNLSHLDLQQKLESLSGGQKTKVFLAGISIHQPNLILLDEPSNQLDANHRALLYQLIRDTSCTMILVSHDRSLLNQLDSIYELSSSGLVYYNGNYDFYLEEKNLYLEALHGNVKHLEKEIRKSKVKARETIERQQKLDARGKAKQQKEGVSRIMMNTLRNNAEKSTAKLKDTHSEKNKGLSDELQSLRMEIPDSDRIKFGLADSALHPGKILFKTSHLNMRYTGQLLWKEGLSFSISSTERIALKGKNGAGKSTLIQILLQKIQTYSGELYRAEHTSVYIDQDYSMIDQKCSIYDQVQQFNNTGLQEHEIKIRLNRFLFAKESWDKPCSSLSGGEKMRLCLCCLTTYNIAPDLVIMDEPTNNLDIQNIAILTAAIKEYRGTLLIVSHDDYFLSEINIEREINL; this is encoded by the coding sequence ATGCTTATTTTACAAAATATTTCCTATCAGCATCTCAATAAAGATGTACTGTTTCGTAACATCAATCTGAGTATACAAGACAATAAAAAAATCGCTCTAATTGGTAACAATGGTGTCGGCAAATCCACCCTATTAAAGATAATTGCTGGAGAACTGCAGCCTTCGGAAGGCCAAATTAGTATTTTAGGTAACACCTATTATGTTCCCCAGATATTTGGACAGTACAATCACCTCACCATTGCTCAAGCTTTAAAAATTGAATCAAAATTAGCAGCATTAAATGAAATATTATCAGGTATTGTCACAGAAGATAATTTAACGACTCTTGACGACGATTGGAATATTGAAGATCGCTGCCAAGAGGCATTGCGTTATTGGAACCTGTCACATCTGGACCTGCAACAAAAATTGGAATCGTTGAGCGGTGGACAAAAAACTAAAGTCTTCTTAGCAGGAATCAGCATTCATCAGCCTAATTTGATCTTACTCGATGAACCCAGTAATCAGCTCGATGCTAACCATCGTGCATTGTTATATCAACTTATTCGAGATACTTCATGTACGATGATATTAGTAAGCCACGATCGCTCTTTATTAAACCAACTTGATTCCATCTACGAATTGAGCTCTTCAGGACTGGTATACTATAATGGTAATTATGACTTTTACCTCGAGGAGAAAAATTTATACCTCGAAGCGCTGCATGGAAACGTCAAGCATCTAGAAAAGGAAATTCGGAAATCAAAAGTCAAAGCTCGCGAAACGATAGAGCGTCAACAAAAATTAGATGCACGAGGTAAAGCCAAACAACAAAAAGAAGGTGTTTCAAGGATAATGATGAATACGCTACGCAATAATGCTGAAAAAAGCACCGCCAAATTGAAAGATACACATAGCGAAAAAAACAAGGGATTATCAGACGAGCTACAAAGCTTGCGTATGGAAATCCCCGATAGTGATAGGATAAAATTTGGCCTAGCAGACTCCGCATTACATCCTGGAAAAATACTTTTCAAAACAAGTCATCTCAACATGCGTTATACGGGCCAATTGTTATGGAAAGAAGGCTTGAGTTTCAGTATCTCCAGTACCGAACGTATTGCCCTAAAAGGAAAGAATGGAGCTGGTAAGTCTACACTAATACAGATCTTATTACAAAAAATTCAAACCTATAGCGGTGAACTATACCGTGCCGAACATACATCTGTCTACATCGATCAAGACTATTCAATGATTGATCAAAAATGCAGCATCTATGATCAAGTCCAACAGTTCAATAATACGGGATTACAGGAGCATGAAATCAAAATCCGTTTAAATCGATTCCTATTTGCGAAGGAAAGCTGGGACAAACCTTGTTCGAGCTTGAGCGGAGGTGAAAAGATGAGACTTTGTCTATGCTGCTTGACCACCTATAACATAGCTCCAGATCTGGTAATCATGGACGAACCTACCAACAATTTAGATATCCAAAATATTGCGATCTTAACTGCGGCTATCAAAGAATATCGCGGTACATTATTGATTGTGTCACATGATGATTATTTCTTAAGTGAGATTAATATTGAACGTGAAATCAACCTTTAA
- a CDS encoding Sir2 family NAD-dependent protein deacetylase translates to MRKKIVVFTGAGISAESGIQTFRDANGLWEGHDVSEVASIDGWYRNPELVQDFYNKRRETAMEAKPNAAHDALVRLAKYFDVQIITQNVDLLHERAGSVDVLHLHGRLDQACSSVDKSMLYPVIGHEIKMGDLCDKGSQLRPNIVWFGESVPNMPTAIAIAQAADIMLVIGTSLQVYPAASLVEVITHRCDLYVVDKQINTTRIPRKACAIERSASDAVPDLVEQLISRYRTS, encoded by the coding sequence ATGAGAAAAAAGATCGTTGTTTTTACAGGGGCCGGTATATCAGCTGAAAGTGGTATTCAAACTTTTCGTGATGCCAATGGCTTATGGGAGGGCCATGATGTGTCTGAAGTAGCAAGTATCGATGGTTGGTATCGAAATCCTGAATTGGTACAAGATTTTTACAATAAGCGCAGAGAAACAGCGATGGAGGCTAAGCCAAATGCCGCTCATGATGCTTTAGTGCGACTCGCAAAATATTTTGATGTACAAATCATCACCCAGAATGTCGACTTGTTGCATGAGCGCGCAGGATCTGTTGACGTATTACACCTGCATGGAAGATTGGATCAAGCTTGCTCATCGGTCGATAAGAGTATGTTATATCCGGTCATAGGCCATGAAATCAAGATGGGGGATCTATGTGATAAAGGTTCGCAGTTGCGTCCTAACATTGTATGGTTTGGTGAATCAGTCCCGAATATGCCGACGGCAATAGCAATTGCCCAGGCTGCCGATATCATGCTTGTAATCGGAACTTCTTTACAGGTTTATCCTGCAGCCAGTCTGGTTGAAGTCATCACCCATAGATGCGATCTTTATGTTGTCGATAAACAGATCAATACCACTCGTATACCTAGGAAAGCATGTGCGATAGAGCGCTCAGCTTCGGACGCTGTTCCTGATTTGGTCGAACAATTAATCAGTCGATACCGCACATCTTAA
- a CDS encoding alpha-L-fucosidase, with amino-acid sequence MIRKKSILAVFLLAVSSYSVFAQENKNKQEEEKKMEWFEDAKLGVFIHWGIYSVKGISESWAFFNNYISHDNYMKQLDGFTANQYQPEEWAKLIHESGAQYSVITTRHHDGVSLWDSKKNDAITTAKDAAAKKDVLTPFVTALQKTGLRTGLYYSLPDWSHPDYDVNTRTKKRYAVADDAKRWNRFVNYYQGQLEELSKAYKPDLIWFDGDWEHNDQEWRSTETLAQLRKYNPNIIINSRLNHFGDYDTPEQGIPVIRPESRYWELCYTMNDSWGYQPFDQHYKSPNMIVRTLVDCIAMGGNLLVDIGPRADGTIPEQQVKVLQELGRWTSKYKEAIYGTRAGLDAQFLTDKNAFSKDGKTLYIYLDQIKDRLVLEGLQSKPTSVKFVGNNEKIAMKYEDNTLSLNLPTSNFDPTVTVLAITFDQKPEFNKNKANALPDVNTIVKQGQVEETIAEISKYTNLGANLFKGKISSDGDLLDKQLKFTSPDVKEWVANNAEVLHDAEAGLPNGHFAGLSALSKDKQTLFLFVEGTPTGPIALKGLKNTIARIRIVGEGSMIGHDIFNKLYWSSTPGIVYIDVPKERLDKRMTVIAVLLDKPIELYREKVGAIESNL; translated from the coding sequence ATGATTCGAAAGAAGTCAATATTAGCTGTGTTTTTATTAGCGGTATCTAGCTATAGCGTTTTTGCACAAGAAAATAAAAACAAACAAGAGGAAGAGAAAAAGATGGAATGGTTTGAGGATGCCAAATTGGGCGTTTTTATCCATTGGGGAATTTATTCGGTGAAGGGTATTTCTGAATCTTGGGCTTTTTTCAACAACTATATCAGCCACGACAACTACATGAAGCAACTGGATGGTTTTACAGCCAATCAGTATCAGCCAGAAGAATGGGCAAAATTAATCCATGAGTCTGGAGCGCAATATTCGGTTATCACCACACGTCATCATGATGGTGTATCGCTTTGGGATAGCAAAAAAAATGATGCGATTACTACAGCTAAAGATGCTGCAGCGAAAAAGGATGTCCTGACTCCATTTGTTACAGCGCTTCAGAAAACAGGCCTGAGAACAGGTCTTTACTATTCGCTACCCGATTGGAGCCACCCAGATTATGACGTGAACACAAGAACTAAAAAACGTTATGCAGTGGCTGATGATGCGAAACGCTGGAATCGGTTTGTTAACTACTATCAAGGGCAGTTGGAAGAATTATCAAAAGCCTATAAACCTGATTTAATTTGGTTCGATGGCGATTGGGAGCATAATGATCAAGAGTGGCGTTCTACCGAAACATTGGCACAGCTCCGTAAATATAATCCCAATATCATCATCAATTCGAGATTGAACCATTTTGGTGATTATGATACTCCAGAACAAGGTATTCCTGTAATACGTCCTGAATCACGCTATTGGGAATTGTGCTATACGATGAATGACTCATGGGGCTATCAGCCTTTTGATCAGCACTATAAGTCGCCAAACATGATCGTTCGCACGTTGGTGGATTGTATCGCCATGGGAGGTAACCTATTGGTGGATATCGGTCCACGAGCGGATGGTACTATCCCAGAACAACAGGTGAAAGTATTGCAAGAATTGGGAAGATGGACATCAAAGTATAAAGAGGCTATCTACGGTACACGTGCTGGTCTTGATGCCCAATTTCTAACGGATAAAAATGCTTTTTCTAAAGATGGTAAGACACTTTATATCTATCTTGACCAAATTAAAGATAGATTGGTATTAGAGGGATTACAGTCAAAACCTACTTCGGTTAAATTTGTTGGAAACAACGAAAAAATAGCTATGAAGTACGAAGACAATACCCTGAGTCTAAATCTTCCTACCAGCAACTTTGACCCAACTGTAACCGTCTTAGCCATCACATTTGACCAAAAGCCTGAGTTTAATAAAAACAAGGCAAACGCCTTACCTGATGTAAATACAATAGTTAAACAAGGGCAGGTAGAAGAGACGATTGCAGAAATTAGCAAGTACACTAATCTGGGAGCGAATCTATTTAAAGGAAAAATCAGCTCTGACGGCGATTTATTGGATAAGCAACTGAAGTTTACTTCACCTGATGTAAAAGAGTGGGTTGCCAACAATGCAGAAGTATTGCACGATGCAGAAGCTGGCCTACCTAATGGTCATTTTGCGGGATTAAGTGCTTTATCTAAAGATAAGCAAACGCTATTTCTTTTTGTGGAAGGTACCCCAACTGGGCCTATCGCACTGAAGGGGCTTAAAAATACGATCGCACGTATTCGTATCGTTGGAGAGGGATCAATGATAGGACATGATATCTTCAATAAACTCTATTGGAGTTCTACTCCTGGTATCGTATATATCGATGTACCGAAAGAACGACTGGACAAGCGGATGACCGTCATCGCGGTTTTATTGGATAAACCAATTGAATTGTATCGAGAAAAGGTAGGTGCTATTGAAAGTAATTTATAG
- a CDS encoding DUF2891 domain-containing protein, with protein sequence MSRIFLTLFACTVLLSCDNGAKNNPSNLQNTTKNAVLLDTTEAKRIMALPLHCLETEYPNKLGQVIGSAQDLKSPKQLHPIFYGCFDWHSSVHGYWSIVKILKTFPDLAESKQARLILNDKLTAAHVEQEIAFFLDANNTSFERTYGWAWLLQLQAELLTWKDPEAEKWAASLQPLANLLVKRYEEYLPKLVYPIRSGQHDNSAFGFNLAIDYARTVQDSAFESVLEQHIKRLFMKDRSCSIAFEPSGTDFLSPCLEEALVMAKILPEEDYRTWLKGFMPDLFAKDFKLEPGIVKDRTDGKLVHLDGLNFSRATCLNGIASKLPELHHLHEQATNHLAFSLPHISNDDYMGSHWLGTFALYAITHQ encoded by the coding sequence ATGTCCAGAATATTCTTAACTCTTTTTGCCTGCACAGTATTATTGTCTTGCGATAATGGCGCTAAAAACAACCCATCAAACCTTCAGAACACAACGAAAAATGCTGTTTTACTAGATACTACTGAGGCTAAGCGGATTATGGCACTTCCGTTACATTGTCTCGAAACCGAATATCCGAATAAATTGGGACAGGTCATTGGGTCGGCACAGGACCTTAAGTCACCGAAACAATTGCATCCTATTTTTTATGGATGTTTTGATTGGCACTCTTCCGTACATGGGTATTGGTCCATCGTAAAGATACTGAAGACTTTTCCGGATCTGGCAGAAAGTAAGCAAGCACGATTGATTTTAAATGATAAGCTAACTGCAGCTCATGTAGAACAGGAGATTGCCTTTTTCTTGGATGCGAACAATACCAGTTTCGAACGTACCTATGGGTGGGCATGGCTTTTACAGCTACAGGCTGAGCTGCTGACATGGAAAGATCCAGAAGCCGAAAAATGGGCTGCTTCTTTACAACCCTTAGCAAATTTACTGGTCAAGCGTTATGAAGAATACTTACCTAAATTAGTCTATCCAATCCGTTCTGGACAACATGATAATTCGGCTTTTGGTTTTAACCTAGCGATAGATTATGCACGAACGGTCCAAGACTCTGCATTTGAATCAGTGCTTGAGCAACATATTAAACGTCTTTTCATGAAGGATAGATCATGCTCCATAGCTTTTGAACCAAGTGGTACTGATTTCCTTTCACCTTGTCTGGAGGAGGCACTTGTGATGGCTAAGATTCTACCAGAGGAAGACTATCGAACCTGGCTGAAGGGTTTTATGCCAGATCTGTTTGCAAAAGATTTTAAACTTGAGCCTGGTATTGTCAAGGATCGCACAGATGGTAAATTGGTGCATTTGGATGGCCTTAATTTCAGTCGGGCGACTTGCCTCAATGGAATCGCATCAAAATTGCCTGAACTCCATCATTTACACGAACAGGCTACAAATCATCTCGCATTCTCCTTGCCCCACATCAGCAATGATGACTATATGGGGTCGCATTGGTTGGGCACATTCGCTTTGTACGCGATTACGCATCAATAA
- a CDS encoding alpha-L-fucosidase encodes MNRLLRKSLLVTALLVATATVHAQWTGPKAKSTELKEIKYGPLSPPNRDDEAMVAFRNYGLGQFIHWGLYAIPGNEWEGVSARGGAAASEWIRAWRGPDTPKDWVKTYDNLYKQFNPKDFDAKRWAKQAKEMGAKYLIFTTKHHDGFAMWPTQYSDYNISKSPYKKDIVKEVVDAYTAEGIDVYLYFSVMEWNNPDYMGKEPKTAAEKKKFDRFLNYTRNQLLELMTHYPQMKGFWFDGTWDQSWIKSYDFTYKLEQELREKHPGLIIGSRFRNDEYGKRHFDSNGQMLGDYEQGWERKLPGDITWLEGRDWDCVMTIPPNGWGYMKDWSGIYTKTTDDLLDMLVYSASLSGNFVLNFGPDGQGNMHPEEDRLAKEIGDWMKVNGEAIYGARHAGMTNSKLGYFTKKEDNLYLTIFNRPINNIVRISVPKTATEVPVTATLLANGQVLEVKHADLGIDLDKNTYYDIVVPHTFQTDRAFVIKMKVDSPKGKAEKLMDAKM; translated from the coding sequence ATGAATCGTTTGCTAAGAAAATCTTTACTAGTCACAGCCTTACTTGTTGCGACTGCTACTGTCCATGCACAATGGACTGGCCCTAAGGCTAAATCTACCGAATTGAAGGAGATTAAATACGGCCCACTATCGCCTCCTAATCGCGATGATGAAGCTATGGTAGCCTTTCGAAACTATGGTCTTGGTCAATTTATACATTGGGGATTATATGCAATTCCGGGTAATGAGTGGGAGGGTGTAAGTGCTCGCGGAGGCGCTGCAGCTTCCGAATGGATACGGGCTTGGAGAGGACCTGATACTCCGAAAGATTGGGTAAAAACCTATGATAATCTATACAAACAGTTTAACCCAAAAGATTTTGATGCCAAGCGATGGGCCAAACAAGCGAAAGAAATGGGTGCGAAATATCTGATTTTCACGACCAAGCACCATGATGGATTTGCGATGTGGCCAACGCAGTATTCAGACTATAATATCAGTAAATCACCTTATAAGAAAGATATCGTCAAGGAAGTTGTCGATGCCTATACGGCCGAAGGAATAGATGTCTACTTGTATTTTTCGGTAATGGAATGGAACAACCCTGACTATATGGGTAAAGAACCTAAGACAGCAGCAGAAAAGAAAAAATTCGACCGGTTTCTGAATTATACGCGTAACCAACTGTTGGAGTTGATGACACATTATCCACAGATGAAAGGTTTTTGGTTTGATGGCACTTGGGATCAATCTTGGATTAAGTCCTATGATTTTACCTACAAACTGGAGCAGGAACTCCGTGAAAAACACCCCGGATTGATTATTGGCTCGCGTTTCCGCAATGATGAATATGGCAAGCGTCACTTTGATTCGAATGGCCAGATGCTGGGTGATTATGAACAGGGTTGGGAGCGTAAATTGCCTGGAGATATCACTTGGTTGGAAGGTCGTGATTGGGACTGTGTGATGACTATCCCGCCAAATGGTTGGGGGTATATGAAGGACTGGTCAGGTATTTATACAAAGACAACAGATGATCTTTTAGACATGCTCGTCTATTCCGCCTCATTAAGTGGTAATTTTGTGTTGAATTTTGGACCTGATGGTCAGGGGAATATGCACCCAGAGGAAGATCGATTGGCAAAAGAAATTGGAGATTGGATGAAGGTTAACGGTGAGGCGATATATGGTGCTCGTCATGCTGGAATGACCAATTCTAAGTTGGGATATTTCACCAAAAAGGAAGATAATCTCTATTTAACTATTTTCAATAGACCGATTAACAATATCGTGCGCATATCGGTGCCAAAGACAGCGACCGAGGTGCCTGTTACAGCTACCTTATTGGCAAACGGACAGGTATTGGAAGTGAAACACGCGGATCTGGGCATCGATTTGGATAAAAACACCTATTATGATATTGTAGTTCCCCATACATTTCAAACGGATAGGGCATTTGTCATCAAGATGAAGGTGGACAGCCCGAAAGGCAAGGCTGAAAAATTAATGGACGCCAAGATGTAA
- a CDS encoding DUF1801 domain-containing protein — translation MAKNKTRATTNSVADFIDQIPDEQKKTDSLRLVEIMSEITGQPAILWGPSIIGFGSYHYKYASGHEGDAPLIGFSPRKTAISLYICSCDEDSEKSNLAGLGKFKMSKACVYIKRLSDINADMLSNIIKESIASVKRKYP, via the coding sequence ATGGCAAAAAATAAAACAAGGGCAACTACAAATTCTGTTGCGGATTTTATTGACCAAATACCGGATGAACAGAAGAAAACTGACAGTCTTAGACTCGTGGAAATAATGTCGGAGATTACGGGTCAACCTGCAATACTCTGGGGTCCCAGCATCATCGGTTTTGGCAGCTATCATTATAAATATGCAAGTGGGCACGAAGGTGATGCTCCATTAATAGGATTCTCTCCGCGTAAAACAGCTATTTCCCTTTACATATGTAGCTGTGATGAAGATAGTGAAAAATCAAACCTAGCGGGTTTAGGTAAGTTTAAGATGAGCAAAGCTTGTGTCTATATTAAAAGACTGTCCGATATCAATGCGGATATGTTGTCCAACATCATAAAGGAAAGCATAGCATCAGTAAAAAGAAAATACCCTTAA
- the htpG gene encoding molecular chaperone HtpG, translating to MNTEKGSISIHTENIFPVIKKFLYSDNEIFLRELISNAVDASQKIKRLASLGQYQGEVGDLLVDVKLDEAAKTITISDNGIGMTADEIKKYINQVAFSGATEFMEKFKEANDANEIIGRFGLGFYSAFMVADNVEIDTLSYQDGAEAAHWTCDGSTSYEISTGTRTTRGTDITLHINEESAEFLNESRLQEILDKYARFLPVNIRFGTKTTTEPDGEDEEGKAKYKSVEVDNIINNTSPAWTKAPSELKDEDYLAFYKELYPYSMDEPLFWIHLNVDYPFNLTGILYFPKIKNELEIQRNKIKLYSRQVFITDEVKDIVPEFLMLLHGVIDSPDIPLNVSRSFLQADSNVKKINNYITKKVADKLQEIFKADRKGFEEKWNDIGMFIKYGMLSDEKFAEKANEFCLLTNTDKESYTIKEYYEKVKDIQVDKDGNVVYLYTHDTAQQDSFIASAKTKGYDVLVLDGPLDTHITSYLEQKGGEKVQLKRVDADVIDKLIQKDEKQELSISEEESKQALSIFEKAISRPDMKVEVDALSADELPVSVTIDEFMRRMKDMAKTNGGMNFYGSLPDNYKVTVNGNHPLVKRILSSSEEEGSELAKQAFDLALLSRGLLTGAALTSFVKRSVEMI from the coding sequence ATGAACACAGAAAAAGGATCTATTTCAATCCACACGGAAAACATCTTTCCTGTCATTAAAAAATTCTTATACTCTGATAACGAGATTTTCTTACGCGAATTAATTTCCAACGCGGTGGATGCATCTCAAAAGATCAAACGTTTAGCTTCTTTAGGTCAATACCAAGGAGAAGTGGGCGATTTACTTGTTGATGTTAAACTTGATGAGGCTGCTAAAACAATCACCATATCTGATAATGGTATTGGTATGACTGCCGATGAAATCAAAAAATACATCAATCAGGTTGCATTTTCGGGTGCAACTGAATTTATGGAAAAATTCAAGGAGGCTAATGATGCGAATGAAATCATCGGTCGTTTTGGATTGGGTTTCTATTCAGCATTTATGGTAGCGGATAATGTGGAAATCGATACTTTATCTTACCAAGATGGAGCTGAAGCGGCACATTGGACATGTGATGGTAGTACTTCTTACGAAATCTCTACGGGTACTCGTACGACACGTGGTACGGATATCACATTACACATCAATGAGGAATCAGCAGAGTTTCTAAACGAGTCCCGCTTGCAGGAAATATTGGATAAATATGCTCGTTTCCTTCCTGTAAACATTCGTTTCGGTACAAAAACGACTACCGAGCCTGATGGTGAAGATGAAGAGGGAAAAGCGAAATATAAATCTGTAGAGGTTGATAATATCATCAATAACACAAGCCCAGCTTGGACAAAAGCGCCTTCTGAGTTGAAAGATGAGGATTATTTGGCATTCTACAAAGAGCTATATCCATATTCAATGGACGAGCCATTATTCTGGATCCACTTGAATGTTGACTATCCATTTAATTTGACTGGAATTTTATATTTCCCTAAAATCAAGAACGAATTAGAAATTCAACGTAACAAAATCAAATTGTATTCTCGTCAAGTCTTTATCACAGATGAGGTCAAAGATATTGTTCCTGAATTTTTGATGTTGTTACATGGGGTTATCGATTCACCAGATATTCCTTTAAACGTGTCGAGAAGCTTCTTGCAAGCGGATAGTAACGTGAAAAAGATCAATAACTATATCACGAAGAAAGTAGCAGATAAGTTGCAGGAAATTTTTAAAGCAGATCGCAAAGGATTTGAAGAAAAATGGAATGATATCGGCATGTTTATCAAATACGGTATGCTGAGCGACGAAAAATTTGCTGAAAAAGCAAATGAGTTCTGTTTATTGACTAACACAGATAAAGAGAGCTATACGATCAAAGAATATTACGAAAAGGTAAAAGATATTCAAGTTGATAAAGATGGTAACGTTGTCTATCTATATACTCATGATACAGCACAACAAGATAGTTTTATCGCTAGTGCAAAAACGAAGGGTTATGATGTATTGGTATTAGATGGACCGCTAGATACACACATCACTTCTTATTTGGAACAAAAAGGTGGTGAAAAAGTGCAGTTGAAACGTGTGGATGCTGACGTCATTGATAAGTTGATTCAAAAAGATGAGAAACAAGAATTATCAATCTCTGAAGAGGAATCTAAACAAGCTTTATCGATATTCGAAAAAGCAATCAGCCGTCCAGATATGAAAGTTGAAGTAGATGCTTTGTCTGCAGATGAATTACCTGTATCGGTGACGATCGATGAGTTCATGCGTCGTATGAAAGATATGGCTAAAACGAATGGTGGAATGAATTTCTACGGTAGCTTACCTGATAATTATAAAGTGACTGTAAACGGTAACCATCCATTGGTGAAACGGATTTTATCAAGTTCTGAAGAGGAGGGATCTGAATTGGCAAAACAAGCTTTTGACCTGGCTTTATTGTCGCGAGGATTACTTACAGGAGCAGCATTAACTTCATTTGTGAAGCGTAGTGTTGAAATGATCTAA
- a CDS encoding TraB/GumN family protein, producing MKKISFLAIIAFIVATISVHAQENSLLWKISGNGLKKDSYLLGTLHVMCEEDYSLKDKIKNLIPLVDVLTLEVNIGSEENKAIIPEMMKPDTTFLKGLTPAELAKVDSILTSQQLSIRMLDMMSPAVFVSILSLKTLNCSDPRNIKTMEVDLQSMATAAGKRIDDLETLKFQMDMLNKMFQASDLVTYLNMMDDMPAISKKMVTAYQAENLKDLETIIYDNSYLSKEEQADFLTKRNQDWITKMPSKMQESSNLFAVGAGHLVGDKGLIKLLSAKGYKLTPIF from the coding sequence ATGAAAAAAATATCATTCTTGGCTATCATTGCTTTTATTGTAGCCACAATTTCAGTTCATGCTCAGGAGAATTCCCTGTTATGGAAAATTTCAGGAAATGGGTTGAAGAAAGACTCCTATTTATTGGGGACTTTACACGTGATGTGTGAAGAAGATTATAGTTTAAAAGATAAAATCAAAAACCTGATTCCATTGGTAGACGTCCTGACTCTTGAAGTGAATATTGGCTCAGAAGAAAATAAAGCGATTATCCCTGAAATGATGAAGCCAGATACCACGTTTCTAAAAGGGTTGACACCTGCTGAATTAGCAAAGGTAGATAGTATACTGACCTCACAACAGCTATCTATACGGATGCTTGACATGATGTCGCCAGCAGTATTTGTATCCATATTAAGCTTAAAAACGTTGAATTGTAGTGACCCTCGGAATATTAAAACAATGGAGGTAGATCTGCAGAGCATGGCTACAGCAGCAGGCAAAAGAATAGATGATTTAGAAACACTGAAATTTCAGATGGATATGCTGAACAAAATGTTTCAAGCCTCTGATCTCGTTACCTATTTAAATATGATGGATGATATGCCAGCCATATCTAAGAAAATGGTTACAGCATATCAAGCAGAAAATCTAAAAGATTTAGAAACAATCATTTATGACAACAGCTATCTGTCCAAAGAAGAGCAAGCTGATTTCTTGACCAAGCGCAACCAAGATTGGATAACCAAGATGCCTTCAAAAATGCAGGAGTCGTCCAATCTCTTCGCGGTTGGTGCCGGACATTTAGTTGGTGACAAGGGGTTAATCAAACTATTGTCCGCGAAAGGTTACAAGCTCACTCCTATTTTCTAG
- a CDS encoding HYC_CC_PP family protein: MKKILVILLSMVYLVLSSGFTQYAHLCKGTAMMQISLTNINDNPNSPCAICVAKEKGLDKKKKDCCKIEAQVFKTDEAAKKQSSFKFSVKFWGDAIPNRTLGAVFDKGLLLTASNHNYYSSAKIPLFNRPLYILNCIYRI, from the coding sequence ATGAAAAAAATACTCGTCATACTCCTTTCCATGGTATATCTGGTGCTGTCTTCGGGCTTTACCCAGTATGCACATTTATGCAAGGGAACTGCTATGATGCAAATCAGCTTGACGAATATCAACGATAACCCCAATAGCCCATGTGCGATTTGTGTTGCTAAAGAAAAGGGGTTAGACAAGAAAAAGAAAGATTGTTGTAAAATAGAGGCTCAGGTCTTTAAAACCGATGAGGCAGCCAAGAAACAGTCTAGTTTTAAGTTTTCGGTTAAGTTTTGGGGCGATGCTATTCCCAATAGAACATTAGGAGCTGTCTTTGATAAAGGATTGTTATTAACGGCTTCTAACCATAACTATTATTCGTCTGCCAAAATCCCGCTTTTTAATAGACCGCTTTATATCCTAAACTGTATTTACAGAATTTAA